In the genome of Harmonia axyridis chromosome 4, icHarAxyr1.1, whole genome shotgun sequence, the window aatcttatgcccataaaactaggtattttcatcattttaccgatgccctatttaactaagttgaaactagaaaccccgctatcaggtaattttgccgcttgctatgacaatacatttgataccgggctttgttattatttgttaaagtcacaatagggaaaaaggaatattattgaaaaaaaaggtaaattaattaaaaacagacttaactttcgattattcatttaattcgtaaatctaacttacagtaaatgttcaaactgtttccctcggactctaatgcataaatgacaccattttataaaattacgattcaattttcttaaactaagtgtatgcaaaaccaataagaagcgaggaagaattgcgtgaacgcgtattcgacgcagcccggaccatatcggaaattagtttaagaaaattgaatcgtaattttataaaacggtgtcatttatgcattagagtccgagggaaacagtttgaacatttactgtaagttagatttaagaattaaataaataatcgaaagttaagtctgtttttaattaatttaccttttttttcaataatattcctttttcgcttcccctaatccatctttttccctattgtgactttaacaaataataacaaagcccggtatcaaatgtaatgtcatagcaagcggcaaaattacctgatagcggggttcctagtttcaacttagttaaatagggcatcggtaaaatgatgaaaatacctagttttatgggcataagattcgtgtatggtaccatttctaaatctgtctaaaatgcccaattttttgatggtacttgctcgttttgtttcaaggatttttttttcacagcaggtgtccaaagtcgaagttctcgttttgctagcaattgaaatcaagatttatccattaatttacggaaatccacataactttttgacagaatcatactcatgtcatcttaaataactatttaagattccattacaacaaaaaaataagcttcgagagctttccagcagaattctgaccctgacaatgttaaaaaaggtgaaaattcactaaaaaacgtaatttggtaataactcgaaaaccatgcaacttttactggggtcatgttaggctggttaggtccctctttagctgacctacctccggtgtcactgtgacgtgccacttatgggacaccctgtataacaaataacaaaaaaaacctAAAAACGAGATATTTGCAAAAGAAGGCCAAAAACCGATTTTGTGAACTTTGACCTTAGATTTTAACAGTCGCGGACACACTACCATTTATGTACGGTTTAAAGACAACTTTTAGGAGGTTTAAATACAAGTTTATAAAAGTTTATAGCTGGGTATAGATTAGTAcctgctttttactaattttacTGGACTAATTTcttgaaatgagaaaatatattaggtgtacaactttatttccgccgttttgcaatggttggctgtagcggtaagtggtagtcgaaataactagatcgtagatgtcatgcaataaacttaggtatttttaaatataacgtcatcaaaatattagtcgatttgtgtctgcatcatgaagttattcttgattaaacatgtcagcttacgagccgaattcttgtcatttgcgggatgttttgattttctgcttcaatatgaagaaatatgcggctgaggctcgtcgaatgctctcaaatacctataattttcaagaaaaatttttcttgaaaatttctgcacgccTGTAAAGGAGATACTAAGACCTTACcaaaaaagtaccacatgacccactttcttcttcttggcgtgccctatccgttccggacgttggcaatcaacatggcaaGTTTTATCTTGTTCGCTGCGTTTCTAAAAAGTTGACCCACTTTATGACTTTTATGACCCACTTTACCTActcaaaaaatttagagggttgatggggatggcacagggtgcaacaaaaatccttccaaaatgcataaaaatttggtgaaagtgaaacaaaaattgacctgtttcaggattttgttgccaaatatttttcttctgagaaaatgaatttgttccataattttgacgcgcactgtacagtgcatcccattttgggtgagacagccaggtttctagcttgttatttaagatagagccttgcggttttcacgttcctgtcctactttttcgtgaaactcaagttgatctaatcagattttgcgtaactgtttccgttcaagagatacagggcgattttggaaattgatacttttcggacccctcctttatctccgaaattattagaaataatgctgaggtgaaaactacgtctgaatcagaattctgcgtagaatccagtggcgtactcaatttttttttcggggtatggttgtgaagattcaacacaaacctatattttttttaatggaacaccctatataccattacttcgttgaattcgttatttttttcccttcaaaatgatgtatgatactatgtaggtaggttgttcagaaatgttgaaaaaacatcaaataatgatgatttttttgtaaatgggccatgaattttcgatgtttcaataagaggattattactttcgttTTTTAAAAGTAgaaggtcattgatgacacaaatatccttgttgttattatggctactatgcatttgggagcattgttttatcaagtaggcattggagggaaaaaactaatctgatctagctgtcatcactattgattattgttattattattgattcttcattTATATGGGAAATACATCGCCCATTAacgaaaaatcatcattatttgatgttttagtgtttttttcaacatttctgaacatctgACCTACATAgtttcatacatcattttgaagggaaaaaaattacgaattcaacgaagtaatgatatacagggtgttccattagaaaaaatataggtttgtgttgaatcttcaaaaccataccccgaaaaaaaaaattgagtacgccactggattctacgcagaattctgattcatacgtagttttcacctcagcattatttctaataacttcggagataaaggaggggtccgaaaagtatcaatttccaaaatcgccctgtatctcttgaacggaaaaagttatgcaaaatctgattagaccaacttgagtttcacgaaaaagtaggacaggaacatgaaaaccgcaaggctctatctaaaataacaagcgagaaacctggcagtctcatccaaaatgggatgcactgtacattaaCTTTTCATTTGGAACTATttactgaataataataatatctcaTAAATAGAGACATACCCGGTTCATAAGCGGGATGCTGGTCTCCCTCCTCGAAAAACACAATCTCTGTACCAGGTCTCATGCCAGGCTTGATAGGAATCGATAGTATTTTCTCAGTCACCTCCGTTCTGGTTCGCTTTTCATCAACAAAGGTCAAcctatgaattttcattttcttcacgCCACCGAAAAATATCTCGTGCAGGCTCAGAACCAATGGGTGTTTTATGGGAGGCTTCTTCTCTTTCACCGCCTTGTTCTCGGTTGTCTCGTATATAGCCGGAGGATTTTTCAAATAGTCCAGCAGGTCAGCGTAGGGCGAATCAGTGCCGAAGAACTCTCTGAAATTATTTAAAAGACGATAGGTAGTTAGATAATAATTGATGATAAGTGAATTTGTTGAGACTACAAGGCAGATCAAAATTaacttaatttctttatttgatactgaaaataaagaaaactACTTTCACACGCAGTAGCGGGTCGACGATTTCCAGGGACTTACGCTTGAAAACTTTCACCCCCAGCTCTACTTTTAAAATTTCTTTCGAaacaattttcaataagaattcaGTTTTTATACAACAAACATAAATTCAATtgattcaaatataaaaaatgaatcgaAATTAACACGAATGTGAACAACTTCACAAGAGTAAATCAGgtacaaaataaaaatcaatatttctttctacaaaaaacaaatgaacatgagcatgaaaaataaaaaagaaatattatatGAAATGCCGAAAAACTAACCAATTAAacttttttctataatttttatgtctgcaaattcttttattgCAGCATCATAATCCAGTACCTATACTTAATTCGGAGATGGccgaaaattgataaaattggGATCATTGGtatcatcaatatacatataaacgaaaaaatccatattattatattcaaacGCAAATATCGATATATTTTAACTGAAGTTATTTGTTTGGTTCtcaattaattattcatatCAAGTTCGTTAAAATTCggtcaaaaattaatttctccTAGAGATCTGGACATTAGtcagaatattgaaatataacgCTGAAAACCCTCCAAACCTCGGATTCGAACACTTAGTGTTAGGTTTACAATAGTGAATATCTTGTAGAAACTAAAAATGAATAGTGGAAAGACTATAAAATTTTCTCCCATcttagaaaataattcaatgattggaaaatgaacaattatttttgaaatatcggAGAAGCCTGGAATTTAAAACGATATGAAAGAATGAGATTTCACAAATATGAAACCGAAACAATAAAGCTTAGCTTTTATagtgcagaaaaaaaaatgatataactCGAATTGTAAGCTcaaagttgaaaagaaattgGTCATTTACACCAACACTGTTCAGttaaaataaatatgattaATATTCAGAACTAGGAAATGCCAAAAAAGTGTATTGCACTTCGCATTTCAAAGGGATGCCACTTTATTGGATGACTTTATTGCCACTGTTGCGGAAATTCATTACAGACAGATAAAAATAATTGTAGGCAACATGCAGAAGCGGAAGcaggaaaaaataatataactcGAATTATAAGTTcaaagttgaaaagaaattgGTCATTTACACTAACACTGTTCAGttaaaataaatatgattaATATTCAGAACTAGGAAATGCCAAAAAAGTGTATTGCACTTCGCATTTCAAAGGGATGCCACTTTATTGGATGACTATATTGCCACTGTTGCGGAAATTTATTGCAGATAGATAAAAATCATTGGAGGCAACATGCATAAGCGGAACCTTTTTGAtttgatgtaatttttttactGACAGCAGAATTTTTGCAATGGGTCTGGTTGCGATTCGTGTGATTGTGGCAATTTACAGGTTATTCTtccttatttcattatttttcattttcaattgtagGACAAATTTTCATTGTGAAGAAACGTTGATTCGATCAGGGGCCCCTGTGGATCTCTGAACAATATGCTTCAGCCTTCAGCGTACAAAGCACTATTCACACATCTATTTTAATTGAAGTAGCTGGAAACTGGATTCAGACGGCACAAGACCGAAAAAGATGGCTAGAGTTAAGGGAGGCTATCGTTCAGCAGTGGACGGGATGAGctttatgatgatgatgatgatgaatatCTTGCACTTTCCTGGCGAGAAAATCTGAATGTTATCAAAGATGACCAAAAACGTACCGATACGTCAGAAGGGGATCACCATGATAATGATAAGGGTGGATAAATTCATCTTTTGTGGGAACCCCTGACTTCAACCCTTCTTCGCCATACTGATCAAATATAGCACGTCGATATGGGTCACCCAAGACGTCATACGCTTCACAAATCAAACTGAAAACCTCTTTGGCGTTTGGTTGTTTAAGACGTTCAGGGTGAAACTCTAGGGCTAATCCCCTATACCTGAAAATTGATCATTTAAACACTTCAATAAAATGTTTCAGTATCATTTACGCTTTTTTTATATCCAGACTTGTGCTTGTACGAGGTATTTGTAGAATCCCGTAATAATCGATACCCATCTCGATATTCTATTCATTAACTTTGACAATAAGGCTGACAGTAAGTACAAAAATTAggagcactgacgtgaagttagaagatgcatagaatccctggtgtgtgtactaaatcgattttgtttcagactttttgagatagtccacctgttgctttggtgttctgcttacaagagttctgtaaggtggcgctcttcagaaattttcgaattcccgctatctgtaTAGGTACCatgataatatttcattttatcatGACGTTCAACTACTGAACTACTACCAGATGGCAATCAAATTCTAATTTCATGATTATCGTCGAGAAGCCACCCGAATAAAGTTGATCtgtctatattgaagttgcagATCGAAGGAATTATAGCAGTGAGCaagttcacatgacaagcgcgTTTTGACAACGCGCGTTTACTAGTAcatacatgaattttcttcgaagcgtacacatgTAAACGCGCGTTTTTATGGAGCGCGCGTTGGACGCTGTGCCAGCGCTCGACCGTTGTAAGCGCGCGTTGGCTCGCGCtttgagatcataggtttctaatAGTGATGGGACGAGTCGTATTATTCTTAACTCGATCTACTCGAGTTGAATCGATGGCCAACTCGGTTTCAAAGTCGAGTTGACTCGAGTCGGCCGCATCCGGGCCCAACTCGAATAACTCGCTGCGTTCACCGCACCGAGTGAAGTATTATCGCGTCGACTTCGACTGCAGCCGCACATAGGTCAATTTTAACCATCTACGCGGCCAAAATTGGATTTTAAAAACTAACGATAATCATTTAAAACAAATTATCGTCGATTAGAAAACATTCCAGGTAATCCTAAATTAATCATTATAACCACCCCAGGTACATCCTGAGCGTGCACAGATGGTTGGAACTTGACCAATCAACCAGTGCGCTCTTCTTCGAGATCACAGAGtttgaaacaacaacaaatttgaacataaatatttcattaccGGTGTCAGTTTTTGGAGTGAAAGTGATGGATTTCGATAACCCtgttaatattcttcatttctaataTAATTTACTTAGTCTCAATGCAAAATTAGTATATTTACGTAGTATATAACAAAGAGTGTTTTCTTAAACAAATTTTGAAGTAACTTTAAGCTTCAAAAGTTAATTTGTTGCAGTCCTCCTTTAAACCCCGTGATTATTCTTTTGTTATCATGAAGTACCATCCTTTCCTTAGTAAATGTCACCAAAATTTCCGGAACATCGGGTGTGAAAACTGTTACCCGGATTTACctttatggaataatgaaagaccaaaatttaccaaattttgaagcaaaactCGATTATCTGGAAAATCACTTACTATCGAACTATGGCACTAGTGATgacaatttaaaaacaattaaacCACGATTTTAATACATGGGGAAACTATCATTGAAAAAGCTTTACTACCAATAGGTCAATTGTCGAAGGAGGCTGCAGAAGCGCGTAATAAACATTTCCGCGTATATCGTGAGAATTTCGCTAGAAAGTTTTCTAGAGAACTATACAACCTTGATGTATATCACAGATTACTTTTAACTTCGGATCCATTGATAAACAGTATTAGGcccaaaaaaacatcaatatcAAAAAGTTTTTGTCCTGAAACAATAGAAATGCTATTGCCGGCAGATTCCAACTCGAACCCGATTCAGATTGCGAGGAAGATGActctttaattgaataaaaatattattactgCACAAAgatatgtattttttatgttattttgcGGAGAAATTGTTTCACTCaacgtgaaaatgaaataaatccaaCATTTGTTTTGAATATCACGGCTTTTCATTTACGGAATCCCAAGacgacttttttttctattccaatgtttttttatttacattttacGAGATGAACTGATTAAAAAATCTTTAATCAGAAATATAATACTGCATAGAAAGGATACCGAATATAAATGATAAAAgtgactatttccctcgtcgtaatttgcaccaatcagaaacgcgaattttgaattacaaatggtttctaggtggaaaaactgtttggcaggacctgtcagcagtttattcgcgtttacccgcggcaaaacttgacagttgttgtcaccaaaaattacaatacctttgaaaacaaacgtaattataatctccaaggacaccagaaaacgacgtgcaacaattttttctgatttttttgtcaagtgctagttagtcagcttatatcgtgaaaatgagtcgctttggaagcgattctttgtctaatattgatctggcgattgagaaaagtataccgtataataccctcagaactcatacttcaatatggaaacagttcatgacattctgctaagcaaagaactatgagcttatggaaaacacaactttagaacaactaaacctaattctgaaagattgggtgtggaatatgaagaaggaaaacggtgaaaattacaaagaactagttgtgaagacaatgtggaacaccgttgcaaaaaaaatgcaagaaatgtattttgtgaagtggaaaataatttttgacccaTTTAACAGGTTGACTGCCACAGCGGGTGTATACGACCGCTCACGTTTTTTCCTGAGATGCCTGGCGGTCGTATACGCCCGCTATGGTGCATCATTCTTTTCATGATCTCCGTTCGCCAGCGGTCTCTTTTAGGAtcgatataattatatatttcgaCCGCTGTGGCATATGAGCTCATAATACTACTacgaatttttgaatatctcattcaataaaaaaaagggcttgcaattgaaaacataatttttattgttggaaaaaattcaacaaaaataaaataaaatagtatTGAAAGAAACATTTCTTATTTCGTGTGAACATCATGAAAACACTCGATACAGTAATGTGGTTGATTTTCACAGGATTCACAGTAGGTGATTACTTTTTTCACtcgattttttgtgatttcacCTCGCAGTTTTTTAGAGTAACAGCCTTTacaatatttcctcattttATCATATGGACCTTGCTTTTTCAGTAAGGTATGTATTTTCTCTAGATCTTTGGCAGGTTTGTCAGGTTTGTCTCCCTCCTCTGGAAATAATAGGGACCTTATGAGGTTCTCCCTgaactctgtaatttttttgtcaGACAATTGGTTGAATACTATATGAGAATTCACAAGAGCTGTTCCCAGAAGGAACTCAATCCCAAGTTTTCTGTACCACTTCAGAGATTTTCTCAGTGGTGAGTGATAACTTGCCATTTGATAATGATTGGTCAATTGAAGATTTTGCTTCATTGTATTCCACAATGGCTCGTGGTTTTGTCCTTGTACCATTACGACCCTGAATATCGACGGTTTCAGTTGTATGTTTTGTGGATAGGACAAGAACGTCTCTTTTATCTTTCCACTTCAAAACACATatacctttttcattttccaaacCAAAAACCTCaccttttttcagtttttttcgaaTCACTTCTTTCGGGTTGCCGCGACGATTAGCCCTCAATGTACCAATATAGTGAGTTTTGCGGTCTAGCAGTACATTAGCCAGCTCAAGGCTAGTATAGTAGTTATCAGCCACTATAGTTCTGCCTGTGTCGAGTAGATTTTCGGACAAATTCAGCACGACATTGGTTGGTACAGATGCATTACCTTCTTTTTCCTTGCCAGCATAAATTCGAATATTCCATGTGTATCCATTCTCACAGCATAGTTTGAACAATTTACCCCATATTTATGCGTTTTATTTGGTATATACTGCTTCATTAGGAGACGACCTTGGAAGGGAATAACTGAATCATCGATACAGAATATTCTACCAGGAGTGTACacactttgaaaatttttcaccaATCTGTCTAGTAGAGGTTTTATTTTATGTAATCTATCCCCCACTGTACAAGTTTCATTATCAGAGAAATGCCACATCCTGAGAAGTAATTGGAATCTGTTTCTCGACATTATCTTCGAAATACAGGCCATTTTGTAGAGACAATCTGTGCTCCAATATTTCTCCAAGGATGGCATCCGAACCATACCCATATATGCTACAATTCCAATAAATTTTAGCATTTCATTTTGATCAGTTGGAAACCATTTGTGCAGCCTAGAATAGTTGCTAACGTTTTCTTTATCACATAATACTTGAGTCGCGTATAAATTAGTCTGATGAACCATTTCATTGACGATTTCTTCATCAACGAAACAACGAAAACATTTATATGGAGATAATTCGTTGATGAGAACTGCAGCATAACCAGcattcaaaccactttcagaagaatattcaaaaattttgtgtGCTCCTACTGGCGCCTTCCATAAATGTTCAATTGGGTGAACAATTTCTGCTTCGTTATCCGATTGCATATCTTCTAATCTGTTCCTGGAATCTTCTCCAGGCACAAAGTTTTCGGGTTCTTGAGTCCTCTCTTCGAGAAGTTCtgcattttcttcaaaatcaacAGCTTGAAGTGATTTTGAACAACACGGCTGGAATTCAGAAGGCTCTTTTCTtacttctgatttttttttcttgaataccttctTC includes:
- the LOC123679340 gene encoding dnaJ homolog subfamily B member 13-like, encoding MGIDYYGILQIPRTSTSLDIKKAYRGLALEFHPERLKQPNAKEVFSLICEAYDVLGDPYRRAIFDQYGEEGLKSGVPTKDEFIHPYHYHGDPLLTYREFFGTDSPYADLLDYLKNPPAIYETTENKAVKEKKPPIKHPLVLSLHEIFFGGVKKMKIHRLTFVDEKRTRTEVTEKILSIPIKPGMRPGTEIVFFEEGDQHPAYEPADVIFITEDKEHETFIRDDNDLIMVVEITLEEALLGTIVTVNTIDHRTMRIPITDVIDNDYEKIIEGEGMPILEKYPEKGNLRIRFKICFPTYLPKASRELLSKGFHLAKLGGGCRQHETINKLILADKILRVGPDERFPPISQI
- the LOC123678625 gene encoding piggyBac transposable element-derived protein 4-like, which translates into the protein MSSRARKIVDLALKKLKDETSEDENSSFDSDLDPMFLPSSEEDFSISSDASIEENKIDFAKKKVFKKKKSEVRKEPSEFQPCCSKSLQAVDFEENAELLEERTQEPENFVPGEDSRNRLEDMQSDNEAEIVHPIEHLWKAPVGAHKIFEYSSESGLNAGYAAVLINELSPYKCFRCFVDEEIVNEMVHQTNLYATQVLCDKENVSNYSRLHKWFPTDQNEMLKFIGIVAYMGMVRMPSLEKYWSTDCLYKMACISKIMSRNRFQLLLRMWHFSDNETCTVGDRLHKIKPLLDRLVKNFQSVYTPGRIFCIDDSVIPFQGRLLMKQYIPNKTHKYGEKEGNASVPTNVVLNLSENLLDTGRTIVADNYYTSLELANVLLDRKTHYIGTLRANRRGNPKEVIRKKLKKGEVFGLENEKGICVLKWKDKRDVLVLSTKHTTETVDIQGRNGTRTKPRAIVEYNEAKSSIDQSLSNGKLSLTTEKISEVVQKTWD